The Oncorhynchus tshawytscha isolate Ot180627B unplaced genomic scaffold, Otsh_v2.0 Un_contig_15576_pilon_pilon, whole genome shotgun sequence genome contains the following window.
gccctaaccactaggataccctgccaccccatgtctctctgtcactctgtctctcctcacagGTCTTGATTTCATTCTGCTGGTGAACCTAGTGGTCAAAGGTTGTGACCCTGGCTTCATAGCCAAAGGGAGTCAACAATGTGTTGATATAGATGAGTGTAAAGAGTGGGACAGTAACCCACCCTGTGGAAGTAATGCCGCGTGTTACAACATACAGGGGAGCTTCTACTGTCACTGTCTACCTGGGTTCATATCAACAACGACTTTCAAGTTTACTGCTCTCACTGGGGAGTGTAAGGGTGAGTATTcaagtgtctgagtgtgtgtgtgtgtgtgtgtgtgtgtgtgtgtgtgtgtgtgtgtgtgtgtgtgtgtgtgtgtgtgtgtgtgtgtttgagtgagtgtgtgtgtgtgtgtatgttgaatGTCAAGAGAATTAAACATTGCTTTGGCTCCTATCTCCTTATTTCCTCTGTTCAGGATGTTGTAAAAGAGAAAAGTGTTTTTGTTGCAAAACTCTTTGAACCCATATTTCCTTCTCTCTTCAGACTTCGATGAGTGCCTGGAGATAACACATGTTTGTGGCAACAACACCATTTGCCTCAACACCATCGGGAGCTACAACTGCCAGTGTCTGCCTGGGTTCAGAGTCTCTACTTACACTGGACGCTGTACAGGTGAGTCCAGCAAGGGAGaatcattctgtgtgtgtgtgtgtgtccactacagataaggatgagtgtgtgtgtatttgtgcatccatgtctgtgtgtgtgtgtgtgtgtgtgtgtgtgtgtgtgtgtgtgtgtgtgtgtgtgtgtgtgtgtgtgtgtgtgtgcgtgtgtgtgatgtgaggATCTCAGcttagcttgtgtgtgtgtgtccactacagatgaggatgagtgtgtgtgggttCCCCCGGTGTGCGGCGCTCTGGGCATGTGCACAAACACACCTGGCCGATACACCTGCACCTGTCCGTCAGGGCTCAGTAACCACGGCAACAACACTGCCCCCTGT
Protein-coding sequences here:
- the LOC121842796 gene encoding adhesion G protein-coupled receptor E2-like; the encoded protein is MGSRTLLLVLGLDFILLVNLVVKGCDPGFIAKGSQQCVDIDECKEWDSNPPCGSNAACYNIQGSFYCHCLPGFISTTTFKFTALTGECKDFDECLEITHVCGNNTICLNTIGSYNCQCLPGFRVSTYTGRCTDEDECVWVPPVCGALGMCTNTPGRYTCTCPSGLSNHGNNTAPCTGELAKATLALTSYP